In a single window of the Solea senegalensis isolate Sse05_10M linkage group LG1, IFAPA_SoseM_1, whole genome shotgun sequence genome:
- the tcea1 gene encoding transcription elongation factor A protein 1 — protein MGKTDEEEIIRIARKIDKMAQKKNGAGALDLLKELRSIPMTLELLQSTRIGMSVNAIRKQSTDDEVTSLAKALIKSWKKLLDEPGGGEKPTDEKRKEQTAPASPSQGSPEPKEESSSCSNSSNKSEPAEVTPNTLINTFPRAPSTSDSIRLKCREMLANALQTGEDYIAIGADCDELGAQIEECIFQEFKNTDMKYKNRVRSRISNLKDMKNPNLRRTVLCGSVTPERMAKMTAEEMASDELKEMRKNLTKEAVRDHQMATTGGTQTDLFTCGKCKGKCCTYTQVQTRSADEPMTTFVFCNECGNRWKFC, from the exons ATGGGCAAAACGGACGAAGAGGAGATAATCAGAATTGCGAGGAAGATCGATAAAATGGCGCAGAAGAAAAACGGG GCTGGTGCCTTGGACTTACTGAAGGAGCTGCGCAGTATCCCCATGACTCTGGAGCTACTTCAA TCTACCAGAATTGGAATGTCCGTTAACGCCATCCGCAAGCAAAGTACAGACGATGAGGTGACATCTCTAGCGAAGGCCTTGATCAAGTCGTGGAAGAAGCTTTTGg ATGAACCTGGAGGTGGAGAGAAACCTACAGATGAGAAGAGGAAAGAGCAAACAGCACCTGCTTCTCCCTCACAGGGAAGCCCAGAGCCAAAAGAAGAAAG CAGCTCTTGCAGTAACTCCAGCAACAAGAGCGAACCTGCAGAAGTCACACCCAACACGTTAATCAACACTTTTCCTCGTGCCCCCAGCACCTCCGATTCCATCAGGCTCAAGTGCAGAGAGATGCTGGCCAATGCTCTGCAGACTGGCG AGGACTATATTGCTATCGGTGCTGATTGTGACGAACTTGGAGCACAGATCGAGGAAT GTATCTTCCAAGAGTTCAAGAACACAGACATGAAGTATAAGAATCGTGTGCGGAGCAGAATCTCAAATCTGAAGGACATGAAAAACCCCAATCTGCGGAGGACTGTGTTATGCGGGAGTGTAACACCTGAGCGGATGGCCAAGATGACTGCAGAG GAAATGGCCAGCGATGAGCTTAAGGAGATGAGGAAGAATCTGACCAAAGAGGCTGTCAGGGACCACCAAATGGCCACCACCGGAGGCACTCAGACTGATTTATTCACCTGTGGCAAGTGCAAGGGGAAGTGCTGCACCTACACACAG GTTCAAACTCGCAGTGCTGATGAGCCAATGACCACATTCGTCTTCTGCAATGAGTGCGGAAATAGGTGGAag ttctGCTGA